Within Fusarium fujikuroi IMI 58289 draft genome, chromosome FFUJ_chr08, the genomic segment AGTTGACGACTAAGAGCGCCGATCGTCCCGCATAGGTTTTGTTTTTACGAATAGATCATCGCACAGTGATCGTCCGCCACGACTCAAACGGCCGTGCTCACGCATGCTTATGCGAGTCCGTTACTAAACACCATCCAGCCATAAGCCGTGAATTGCGTGATAAAAGCGTTAGGAGTGCTTCTCTCATGGGATCCTTGTGTTTGTTCGTGGATCATTTTTGCAAAGTGAGGAGAACAAATGAGGGATCATGGCAACTCATTGCTTCCCCAACCACACAAACCATACAAACTcttcacaacaacaacagctcCTGAGGAGTCTCCACGACGCAAGTGATGATCGCTACCCCGCTAGCAAATCGAAGCACCACCTTCAGGTCTTGGCTTTGATCCCTATCGATGAGGGGGATCTGTTTGGGTGCCGCCGCCCCCGTCGGCACTTCTCGCACTTGTTTTCGGCTCGCCCTATCAAATTGCGCCTGCAAGCCTTGCATATCAGCTTTCTGTGCACTCTGTTTCGTGTGCTAGACCATGGGGTGGTGTCAAATGACGGTGAGCGGATAAAGAACCGGCCTCTACGGATAAGGAATCTTTGTAGGTGGTCTGAGTGCCAGTTTTACTATGAGTGGTCACAGTGGTCTGATATCAAGTTCAAGACTTCTCTGGCAGTCTGGCTTATACATCTGATGAAGCTGAATACTCAAAAACTAACTCACAAGCTATGATACTCTGGACCCTGTTCTAGGCGGGGGAAGCTTTGGAGCTTCGACTCTTTTTTTCATGCGGGATGCCCCGTGCTGCTGCATGACGGGCGCCACTCGAAGCCAGCCCTGTCTGGACGGAAAGAATCGCTGGTGCTGTAATGTTGCAGGGCATGATATGCTGTGATATCTTCCGATATCACACTTTCCGGTTGTGCTTCCGATgcgttgttttctttccGGGGTGAATGATTGACGCGAAAACCACCACAAATGGCTTCGGAGAGCGATAACGAGGGACAGTCCTGCTTGGGGATGGTATGACTTGAGATGACTGCCTAAACAGGCAACCCGATCTGTTTGCACGTCTCGTGTCTAATGTCTATCAGGTACAAGTTCGATACCTGTTGGTGTGGCTTGTGACAACTTGCCTGCTCTGGTTTGGTTTACTGGTATCATATGTTCGGGGGTTTGCCAGGCTCAGAAGCTTTCCGATGGTGCCGGGTGTACTCAATCCTTTTTATTCGTCTCATCTGCCATCCATGATGCCAATCAAGACGGGACACACTTATAGCATGAGCCATGCAAGCAGCCTCTAACAACGAAATTGTCTTTCTCATCACTTAACTTGCATACAATGAGGCCATCAGTTGATGCCTTGATGCTTGTTGCAGTCCACAACTTGCAAGCGGGGGCAAcaaaacttaggacctctTGTCTAAGTGATGAAATGACTTAGGTAAACTTAGTATGTCTTATGAGGATTTTAGACCAGTTTATGGTGGTAGCCTGATTCAACTTCAAAAGCTTTTCTTGTGCCCTGAGGCTTGCTCGTATGACCGAAGCTATCTCGGttttgctgttgatgttcgATTAGGGCGCGGCAGGCTTCATTCGttgccattctcaaccaACGTGCTTTCAGCCATGCAAAAGTATTGGGCTTGGTCTATCTCACGCCCCTTGAAAATAGGCTACTCTGGCCAAGAATACGACACGGTACTTTTAGAAGGTGAGTTCAGTGATTAGTTACCAGTCCTTCCCCCAAGATGCTGTAGATATTGCGAAATATCGATTCGCCGCAGCAAAGAATATTCCCCGGAAAAGGTGTTCATAGTGTGATATTGCTGCAAACCTACCGGAAAATCGCCATGGTCTTTATTCATGTCAACACGTGAAACCCCTTAATACTCACCCCTAATACTCATCCCACGTAACTGCCTCTCGTCCTATGTACCGTGCTAAGCTTCTCTATCAACATCTAGATACTTTTCTTCTATCTGAGCTACGGCACTCAACATTTTCTTGTGCCTCTTAGTAAAGATTTTAATCCTTCGCTcatcctttctttccttccttcccaatattcctcttcctctgcgcCCAGAGTTTGAACTCCAGTTCGTATACCTTGAACATTGCTCGTCTATATATCTCGCTGTTTCGGTGTGTACCACTTGGTACAAGCTTGTCATAGAGCTCCCGCAGAGATTCTATGCTGCTGGCATGGGTTGGTGGAGGCTGAAGTGCTTGCTTTATGGAATAAGTATCTCCTTTCCTACCGGCCTTCATCTGTCCCTCGACGGAGGCGGACTTTTGGTCGAAATCGGTGTGTCTATCAACCCCTTGAGGGGGCTCCTTGGCCGTGCCTTTGGCGGATGGGATTTCGAAGGTCGGCCTGAGTTTGAGGTTCGTGACGCCGACCAAGCGTCTTGTGCCAACGGTATGAAACTCGATGCTCATGTAGATTGTGCTGTCCCTAATCCCGGTCGCAACGTAGGCATGCAGTTGTGGTAGATACGACCCATTGATGGTATCCTATAAGCAAAACATCAGCCTGAGATCAGGTGGGCTACGATGAGAGACTTACATTCGCTAGCCCTGGGCCGTCAATGTGGTTCACAATATGCATCTCGATAGAACCAGGCACAGTTTTAAGAGGGACGGGTCCTCCTATCCCATCCGCCTCCCATTTCTCGAGTGCAATATTGGTAAGGCTATACAGTCCATTAGGTGTTATGCTGTGTTTCTTTCTCTACGTGGAATTAGCATTCTGTGTTTTACCACTTCAGAATATTTACATACGCCTTTCTGATACGTGGTCTCGATGTGCTTTCTTGGATTCAACTTTATACGATATACGTTCCACTTGTCATACTTCACCTCGAACAATGCGCTGCCCATAGTCCAATCTCTTTTCGGCAGTCTACACTCTTCACATTCAACGCTCTGCAGGATATTTGACATAATCCTGACCTGCTCCCACTGCGGGCCTTCAAAGATCAGCACGCCGAGATCGTTATACAAGTAAGGAAGAATCGCCATCTCCATATCGGGATCGACTGTTGCCTGAACGCCTGCGCTTGTACCAGGAGGTATAGTTCCACTTGTTCGTGGTTGCAGCGCTGGTTTGAACTTGTTGAGCGTCGGCCATTCTGAAAACGCTGTGGAGGTATTCGGGATTTGTATAATGGCATACTTGGCACTTGGGTCTGCAGGTATCGGACGTGCTACTTTGGCTGCTGGCAGCATTACACCACTTGGCCAGGGCCTTGTTGTTCGCTTTCCCTTTGGCTTCTGCATCTGCTCCGGCTCTTTTTTTATCATGGTCCTGTAAGGCGCATGGCTCGGCGGTCTGAGGAGTGCTCGGGAGCCTCTTAGAGCATTGCGGGCTCTCACTGACATGACGGTTACCTTCCGAGCCAGACCCGGGATGTGAGCAAGGAGCCTCGACTCGAGGGATCGCGAGGGCGTGGATCGAAATCTTCAAATACTGTTGACGATGGCGTAATGTAGAAGCTGAATGGGAAATTTCGTGGCTGAAGCTACAGCGAGGCTGAGGTGGGGGGTCGACGCCACAGTATGGACATGGCCGCGGCAGCATCATACATCATCCGCATCGGTATTCCGCGGCTGTATGAGACCGTGATCTATACACAAACACAGTTAATATGAGCTTGAATCCGCAATTAAGACGGCAGGTCATCGCCATATATAAAGGTCTGTCCAAGCCTTGGAGCTGTCATACGGGGCATGTCCTGACCGTGATATGATAGAGCTTCTGTATATGGGAAGAGAGTATCCCCTCGGCTTTGACTACTTTCGGCCTCGTCTTCATAAGGccttcatctccaaagctGGAGAACGTGATGAGAATAAGATCCGCCAGGGAATTGCCCAAGCTGAGTATGTCAAAAAGGGTATGTTTTTGAACCAAGTGAGTTGATGACGTCGGCTAACCTATACGACAGAAATTGAGGCCTTGTAAGTTTTTGTTCGTTGAGATTGCGTCGGTCACCTCGTGAGACAACTTGCAAATCATATTCGGGTATGATTGATTGTTTATGTTGTATGCCACCAGTATCACCGTGTATCGTCAAACATGACACATCGACGCAGGCCATCCCATTACATCACAATGCACCAGTCACAAACACTCCAGTTCATGCCAATAAGTTCATTTATCCCAAAAGCTACATTATCCTGATATCCCAACCATTATCCGTCAACCTGCTTTTTACTAATCATATGGGTATAGGTACTACTTGAAAAGGTATCGCACATTGAGAAAACGATATGACGCCAACGCGTAAAGGGGAAAGGGGGTATGTTGTGCATGTATAAGATGCTGATAGAGGTTCTTTGGGACGTTGAGGTCCAGGGTGTGTGTAGTTATTGTGTCAGGGAAGCATTCCAGTCTTGCATCTATCATGAGACATAGATGTTGAGCCATTCGTCATAATCCACGTGGGAAGatcatctttgcttttgcgaTAAAATGACCACAGTGACCCCGGAGCTTACTCCTTGCGTAGTCTCTTTCTTGATGACCACACTCCCAACTCCAAACATTCTCCCCAACTTGTCCCGCTCTCGCTCATCAGATCTGCCATCATCTTAGCTACCCACGCATCCCACTCATCCTGGCTCTTGCCGCTCGCTTCTCTGATGATAGGTTCCAGTGCCGACACTTGCTGTGCAACTGTCAAAAGCGCCGTCTTGCGAAGCGCAGATTGTCCCGGTGTCAAGGTCTTCTTTTCGACCTTCTGGTGCGGTGTTGACTTGGCCTTCATCTCCACGTACGACTTGCCATCCTTAGTGACAACACCGCCGACGCCTTCGCGCTCCCATCGGACTTCACTCAAGGGGATAGCTAGACGTTTTGTCTTGATGTCCATAAGCACCTCTGCTTCAGCGTGGAGGAAGGCCCCAATGAGAGAACACGGCACAGGTGAAAGCTGTCGTCCTTCCAGAGTCCTTGACAGCCAGGTATTATACTCAACCAAGAAAGAGTTCAATGGCGCGGAAAGGGGTGTTTTGGAAGTCATGAGATAGGCACCTAGATCAAGGGCAGCCTCgtgttcttctgcttcttctgatcCGGGCATTGCGCTTGGAACATGAGGTCGAAGCATGCGGAAAGTTGGGTCACTGTCCCATATCTCCATCACTCCTCCAGGCTTGAGCATGCGAAGATACTCCTCCACAAAAAGTTGGTAAACATGACTCGGAACCATCAGGCACGTATCTTTGACCATAATCAGATCAAACTCTTCGTCAGCAAAGGGCCATGGGAGATGTCGAAGATCGTGCTGAACAAATCTCCATTTCATGTCCTTGTCTGGCTTGCACAGCTCGGCAGGGGATCCAGGGCTGCCAGGGGCCAGGGGGGCGATGTCAATGCCGGTGAAGTGAATACCGTTGTGGCCTCGCTCCTTGTAGTATCTGTGGCACATCATACTCCAAAATCCTGTACCACATCCAACCTCCAACACCCGCTGCGGGGGGTTGTTTCGGATGAAAGGTGTGTAGACGGGTGCGCCATATACCTGGATCATCAACAGAGTCCGCAGGCTCTGGCGATGGAGCTCAGCGAGGTCGGTGGGAAGAGGGTACGCCGACGTAGGGTCATTGTAGTAGGTGCGGCCATTTTTAACGACGAAGGGCTTTGTCGCGGGGTCAGAGTTGGAGTGGTCTGTCGAGGTCATGGTTTGTGTCGAGACAGTTGTGTTGCCACTTGTAGAGGAGACCGAGTCTGTTCGAGGAAAGTCGAGGTTTACCTGCTTCGTCGTCCCTGACATGAGTTTGTTGCCTGCATCCAACTGAGAGTACATGGTGACATTTTTCAGATCGAatgaggttgttgttgggGTCGCAGCGGAAgattgacgacgaggatCGCGCTGTCGAGTCTTGTCGACGTACACAGGCCGATTGAAGACAACAGGCGAGTGTAACGGCGATGTACCTCCGCTGGTGAGACTCTTGCTAGGTAGATGTTTGTTGGAGGTCGAGGCAGTCGTGGTCGTAGTCGTCACTGGCTTCGAAGATTGTTGGCGCGAGTCAGATGATAACAGTTTTGAGTGCGAGTAATGAGCGTCGTCCTGTGCCAGGGCGGGGCCGTTTTTGGTATTGGGGCTGGTTGTGGAATGCACAAGCGACGAGTCGTGCGAAGAACGACTACCCTGACTCCCACTAGACGTCCTCGTATGGCGAAAAGGACGTCTTACGCGGCTGGAGTTTGGGGCAATGTCGTGTGAATCCGAATTGgatcgaggaggagtttCAGGGTGCTGCCGCTCCTTTTCAGCAGCCTTTGCACGGCGACCGAAGGTGGGTAAGGGGTTGGCAGAAGCGTAGTAAAATCCGCTCCATTCAGACATTGTTGGCTATGCCGCTATACTATACTCTTTGGCGTAAGCTTTCCGGTGGATAACTTTGGTGAATGGGGAAGGGTAAGGGGTGCTGAGTAGTCTAACAGGGGTGCCACTAGGTAAAGTAACTGCCCGGGCGTGTTCCAGTTCCACCGCCGCTAGCAAACACACTTGCTGCTCAACTGACGAACCGAACTGAACTAAACCACACACAAAGTCCAACGACCCGTGATGGTAGGCCAAACGGTACCTACAGCAAATCTCCTGGCCCCCGGTCGGTAGCACCTTTGGCCCTTCTAGAACCCTTCTCTGGCCCGCGGAACTGGGTTATCAAGTCCGGGTGGTTGCCGGATTGCGTCCCGGACCATGCAGGGGCAGTAGAAGCAACAGTAGCAGAAGGCCCTTGGTTGCTTGGCCCTTTTGTTGACGCTTGACTGATCAGAGGTGTCGCCTAAATCGAAGAGCAGGGTTCGTTCATCGGCCAGCGTTACGCTGAAGATACTATCCGTAATTCGCGCAAACCTGATGGGTGGGAAGCAAATGTGGATGCGGATGTGGATGGATGCGTATATCGAGTGCCGAAACCGTTTGCAACTGTGATATCAAACGTTGTTGGTCGTGCGTGGACCCTTCATAAGCTGCTGGTTGGTTTCGTGATTGTGCCTGACTGACTGCCTAACAAGCAGGAGCCAACGTCATTATCTCTATGCCGTCGATGGCTTTTATGCTCAAATTTGGTGGATAAGGCGTCTGTGCTGGCGCGACCTTGGATCCGCTGGTGCAACCAGTTTTTCTATGATGGCGTTCGCTGGCTGGCAACAAACAGTCCCTGCTATGTGATGTGATAGCCGTTTGTCCTTATCAAAAGGTGACGGGTAGCGCCGCAGGGACGCGTAGAGTTCCCAGAGTCGGTATAGTTGATAAACTCTCACCAAACAGCAATTCGGATAGTTGCGTCGAGATCGAGCACAAGTGGATTGATCTGTTTCGAGATCTAGGAAAGAGAGCAAACTGCATGTCCTGTACTGTGCATGTGCAGCACAGCAGTTTCAGGTCAGACAAGCAGTGAAGCAAACAAGTAATAAACAGCAAACTTCGCCTGCAATGGCGGCAGCGGTGACTTTCTATATACGGCCATCCCCATCCTTCATGCTTCACGCTTTCACGCTTGCTCGGGCCAAAAGGCAGCATTTCCCCAGTTCCCAACTGTCTGGGGTGTGGAGCGGCGCGCTTCGGTTGGCCATCCCCCGCACATTAGAGCTTTTGCCTGATGTTTTATTGACGCTTATCGAATTAGCAGCTTCCGTTCCAGCCTGACCTTGGCGGTCCGAGGTTTCTTGTGGTGGGTTAGACAGGGAACAGTGGCTCTCTAACCTGTGATTTCTGCAGGCCGCAGCTCACCTAAACTTTCTCGACTCTCATGCACTTGCTAGGTCCTGCACTGCTGCATTATCATCCATGTACCATGTCGGGAGGATTCAACTCCCAATTTCAACTTGCATCTGAATCTGACAGCGTAAACATAGTCTCCAATGTTCACGTTTCAGTGAGTGTAAACGTACCAATCGCATGGGTTGCTCGCATGAATGATTGCCGAGTTAGCCATGGAGTCAAGTTTGCGATCTTCTCCCGTCTTGGAACGGATAGGCTGTTCAAAGTTCAAACGAGACATTTCTGTGACAGGAGCGCTACCCGAAGAGGAATATTGTACAACGGTCCTATTCTCGGCCGAATGGCATAACATTGGATGCCCATACCGGTTTAAGCTGAAGTGATTGCCTCTTCGATTCAAGTCTTGGTAACGTGATACATGAGCCAGAATTCAGTTGGTTGATTTGAGCCCATGATTGTTCCCTTTCCCGATGGTGGTGCTTCCAATACATTCATCGGCCCATCTTGACTCTCTCCGAGGCTGCGCGCGGTCCGTGTTAGTGGACGGAACCATTGAACCCGTGGGACGCCAAACAACAGGGCTGTCGGAGCGATGGCGTTTTGCGAGATGAGACCTGATCAATGGCGTCACTTTAAGGGCTGGCTGTGTCCTCCTGGCTACAGCCGCGTTTACTGGTGTCCGCAACGAGTTGATTGATGCTGTTCCTGGAGCATACTGATAACACATGTTGTCTCCTGTGGTTCGAGCACCAGCTGTCCATAAATGTACATGTGCATATGTATATCCTGGCCTCATGGGAACATGCACTGCGGCACTTCGAGCCAATTGACAGCCCTACGTTGAGGCTCAAAAACACGCTAGTAATTGCATCGTGATCATAGAGGTTGAACTCAATCTGTGGTAGGTCTCAGTCCCCTGATGAACTCCATATGTGCACATGATGCTGCAAACATACGATTGCTCAGAGAGGATTCTGCCAGAAAAGATGCAAACTTGCGTTGAACATGAGCAACGCAAGCATATTTCGCGAACGTGCCTTGTCTCACAATGGTACAAGAACATGCAACTATCGTCGACCTGATGCGGCCTGACCTTGCAAGGCTGAATCGTCGTTCAAGGTGTGTCGCGCAATTATAGAGAGGCTGCACGTGATAGTCGATTCTGACTCTCCTCGCACGAGCCATCAGAATGCGGAGCAGGTGCACGTGATTAGACGCCCGCTTCTGGGCTGCAATTCCGTTCATCGCAGCATCACGGCCAGCATCACAGTCATATCCATGCGCTCCCTCTGCCATCGGCCACTTTTCTTCTGTTCAAGTATCAGTTGATATTTTTCAGTGAATATCTACATTGTTGCGATCGCTCTTTACAGGTACGTTGGCCCCGCAGAAGCTAGCAATGACAGCGCAACGTGTCGCTAAAGCTTGGATCCCCCTCCCATGATGCCCTTCTTTCAAAGCTTTAACTAATCATTACCTTTGCAGTATTTCTTGACTCACATACACTCTGCACTTCTGCTTCTACAAGAAAAACTTTGTCGCTTCGATAAAATCGATCGTGACTCAAAAAATTTAACCTTTCATCGCTATCAAGCCACCACAGATCTCCTGGGACTGTCGCAACGACACCTCTCGATGAGCTATTGACCTGCCGACGAACCGACGTTCTCCATCCGAGCCAAAAGCAACGACAATTGTTCCGGTGACAGCTGTAGGCTGATGCGTAAACGCGAGCTATCTTtgctttctctcttttgGAACCTTGGGTGAAGTTTCGAGCTTCGTCGCCAACCAACATTTCCCCGCTGTTACGCGAACCCTATCAAAGTCAAAAGTCGAGGCTATATACGACGGCcgatgagcttctccagcGATTTGCTATATTCACTTCCCTCCATCACGACTGCCGATCAGCGATATCTACCGCCGTGCTGCTCGCCGGCGCAACTTCCTAGACCTCCACCCCTGAGACTATAACCATCATAATCACATCACAAATACCTACCGGAATGTATCCTCAACACTCCGGGCAGGGTCAACATGCTCGGCTCAACGGCGCCGGGCGAGGCATCCCGAACTTGCTATACAACTATCAGCAtacccaacatcaacacccttctcaaacgcaacaccaccaaggaCTTCAACACGACCATGGAATGCCCAACGCTAATGGCCTAGGCCATCACTCAACCTTTACTCCAGGTGTGCTTTCTAACTCGAGTCCCTTCAACCCCAATGCGCTTCAGAATGGTCATTCTGCAGGAAACCGAGGACAGCCACCTCCGAACGAGATGTGGCAGGAGCAATTGCGAATGCACAAAGATGCTGAACGAGCGCATTCTGCTATGACcgatcaacaacaaccgCACTACTATGCTAGGCTCAGAGCGTCGGAAAACAGAGGAATTGGTCCCCCACCATCAGCTAGCCAACGTGCCCACccggacgacgaagacgatggtgttgataggaGACGACCCTTGGCTATTGAGAAGGAGGCAACACGGCAGGACTGGCACAATCTGGATATGAGTGGGCAGGGGTTGCGAAACTTGGCTCCTGAGCTCTTCAAGTATAAGTTTTTGAACGAGCTCTTTATCGCCTCCAATAAACTGACACGACTACCAAACGCGATTGGAGAACTACGAGCATTGCGCCACCTTGACGCCTCCTTCAATCAGATAATCGAAATTCCCCCCGAGATCGGAATGTGCACTtatctcaagaacctgtTACTTTTCAATAATAACATCCAAACATTACCGAACGAACTTGGATCACTGCACCTTCTGGAGATGCTCGGCATCGAGGGCAACCCATTGGACGCGGACGTGAAACATAAAATCATGGAGGAGGGTACAAAGAGTCTCATACATACGCTGAAGGAAAATACTCCTAGTAAGTCAATGGCACACCTGGCAACGATTTATGCTAACAGTTACAGTGCCTATTCCTCCCACACCCCGAATGTCCATCGTTATACAAGAGGACGTGTCACCTAGTCTGGAGAGGATCAAGGTTTTCTCGTGGAACATTCTTTGCGACAAATATGCGACACCCCAGACTTACGGTTATACACCCACCCGCGCCCTCGACTGGGAGTATCGCAAAGGATGTATCCTGGAAGAACTCCGAATCAGGGATGCGGATTTCCTTGCTCTTCAGGAGGTATCAACAGATGCTTTCAAGGAGGATCTTAGCCCGGAACTTGCT encodes:
- a CDS encoding probable NADH-ubiquinone oxidoreductase complex 1/LYR family protein; translated protein: MSLNPQLRRQVIAIYKELLYMGREYPLGFDYFRPRLHKAFISKAGERDENKIRQGIAQAEYVKKEIEAL
- a CDS encoding related to CCR4 protein produces the protein MYPQHSGQGQHARLNGAGRGIPNLLYNYQHTQHQHPSQTQHHQGLQHDHGMPNANGLGHHSTFTPGVLSNSSPFNPNALQNGHSAGNRGQPPPNEMWQEQLRMHKDAERAHSAMTDQQQPHYYARLRASENRGIGPPPSASQRAHPDDEDDGVDRRRPLAIEKEATRQDWHNLDMSGQGLRNLAPELFKYKFLNELFIASNKLTRLPNAIGELRALRHLDASFNQIIEIPPEIGMCTYLKNLLLFNNNIQTLPNELGSLHLLEMLGIEGNPLDADVKHKIMEEGTKSLIHTLKENTPMPIPPTPRMSIVIQEDVSPSLERIKVFSWNILCDKYATPQTYGYTPTRALDWEYRKGCILEELRIRDADFLALQEVSTDAFKEDLSPELAQMDYKGVHWPKSRAKTMSEKDAQSVDGCAVFYKQSKFILLDKQLIEFATIAINRPDMKNQHDVFNRVMPKDNIAVICFFESRLTGARIILVNAHLTWDSALADVKVIQTGILMEHVTKLAEKYARWPAVKDKKMIVLPMGDDEVPVPQAEPGPSQEYRTNTEIPLLVCGDFNSTEDSSVYELMSMGRVPPDHLELSSFQYGSFTRDGIEHPFSLKDAYHHLKNTADAMPFTNYTPGFADVIDYIWYSTNTLEVVDLLGPPDPEYLKRIPAFPYWHFPADHIQIMSEFVIKGRKDKKHLPDREPDFGPGSRG